Proteins from a genomic interval of Flammeovirgaceae bacterium SG7u.111:
- a CDS encoding TonB-dependent receptor, with amino-acid sequence MNFILQTFKNAMRFFIYGTCLQCFFLTLTFAESLAQHKKLEEISISLSSKEISLEETFSYVEKETGLKFTYIKSRIPLKKKIEIESSHDMMSLLETLANEYKLHFKRVNNQIIVRKAFVKQKIEEIIIVDDRVISGKIKDAETGDPLPGVTVLIAGTTIGTVTSIDGEYRLDVPETAKVLLFSFVGYATKEIEIGNQTQIDVAMELQASELDEIVVIGYGSQSKVKVNGAISSTKSEELQQYSSPNFEQQLSGKLSGVLVNETGGQPGYDAQVIIRGIGTLTAGTYPLVVVDGVPLSEGSTLSSINPNDIEKIDVLKDAASAAIYGSRASNGVILITTKKGNSEKPVISIDAYTGFQQRADKVSYVDAYEAAQYFTEARDYGYVSKDPTNRSIADDRATRIANGASKRQLRLHYLDPYLAGEPGLTNTDWLDEIFDKAMMTNITTSISGKSKNSEYYVSGGYFKQDGIAIGTNLERYTSTLKLKTKLTDYIDFNINLSPSYSKQKDTNSGDWNADPVAVSYTSYPFFSPYKPDGSLNISEQLVANTPEDGALQENPVAYANLVKDEKYLFRTFGNTFLTIKPIKGLEIKALLGGDYRNKFYDYYDPSFLGHYRAPAPDQASTSETNGRIVNFLTEYTANYFNTFGDHEIDALAGYSFQKEQGQSSKVTGTNIPDDNITNVAGASAHSLSTSRYIWTQVSWFGRFQYFYKSKYQLSAAIRRDGSSRFGDDSKWGQFPSVSAGWIVTNESFFPKSAILSYAKLRASWGKTGNNQIGSYDSKALVKSDNYTYGGELAPGFAATTSPNSALSWETSASINLGIDLSFFNTLSLSANYYTINTEGLLLEVPVPEQSGYSYSLQNIGEVKNSGIELELSSTGINLGPVVWNASANFTSNTNEVLALGDGQEEIKKSGNGAAWITKIGGPISEIYSYEIDGIYKTEDEIAQSPHLTGSIPGDYIVKDINNDGIIDELDQTSRGTYAPKFFYGFSSSFSYKNIDFSFSLNGISGRTVYNYDQGVITETGEGFGVPTKYYFDNRYHPENNPNGFFAQPNMGNFSSARKNTRASDIYMQDGDYLRLRSIQIGYALPTNLINRLGLQKLRMYLSANNLFTITDYRGFNMDATTSDILQAGYARNNYPIAQSFIIGTNITLK; translated from the coding sequence ATGAATTTTATTTTACAAACGTTCAAAAACGCAATGCGGTTTTTTATCTACGGAACATGTTTGCAATGTTTTTTCTTGACACTGACCTTTGCCGAGTCGCTAGCCCAACATAAAAAATTGGAAGAGATATCCATTTCCTTATCAAGCAAAGAAATAAGCTTGGAAGAGACATTTAGTTATGTTGAAAAAGAAACAGGGTTAAAGTTTACGTACATCAAATCAAGGATTCCACTTAAAAAGAAAATAGAAATCGAGTCGTCACACGACATGATGTCTTTATTAGAGACATTGGCCAATGAGTATAAACTCCATTTCAAAAGGGTAAACAATCAGATTATTGTCCGAAAAGCATTTGTCAAACAAAAGATAGAGGAAATAATTATTGTTGACGATAGAGTGATCAGCGGAAAAATAAAAGATGCGGAAACAGGAGACCCACTACCGGGTGTCACCGTACTGATTGCCGGCACTACTATAGGCACAGTAACGAGTATAGATGGTGAATACAGGCTAGACGTGCCCGAGACAGCAAAAGTTCTTCTATTCTCATTTGTAGGTTATGCTACAAAAGAAATCGAGATCGGCAATCAAACGCAGATAGATGTAGCGATGGAGTTACAAGCATCTGAACTAGATGAAATTGTGGTTATTGGTTACGGTTCTCAGTCAAAAGTTAAGGTAAACGGCGCTATTTCCAGCACAAAATCGGAGGAACTACAACAATATTCTTCTCCTAATTTTGAACAACAGTTGTCAGGGAAATTATCTGGTGTATTGGTCAATGAAACTGGCGGACAGCCAGGTTATGATGCTCAGGTAATCATAAGAGGAATAGGTACGCTTACCGCAGGTACCTACCCACTAGTAGTGGTAGATGGTGTTCCTTTGAGCGAAGGCTCTACGCTCAGTTCTATCAATCCTAATGATATTGAAAAAATAGATGTTTTGAAGGACGCTGCTTCTGCTGCCATTTATGGATCAAGAGCCAGCAACGGGGTCATTCTTATTACGACTAAAAAAGGTAACTCTGAAAAACCTGTGATTTCTATCGATGCTTATACTGGGTTTCAGCAAAGAGCCGATAAAGTATCATATGTAGATGCCTATGAAGCAGCTCAATATTTTACAGAGGCCCGAGATTATGGCTATGTATCGAAAGACCCTACAAATAGAAGCATCGCAGACGACAGGGCTACAAGAATAGCAAATGGGGCGAGTAAAAGGCAACTAAGGTTGCATTACCTTGATCCTTATCTGGCAGGCGAACCGGGTCTCACTAATACCGATTGGCTCGACGAAATATTTGACAAAGCAATGATGACCAATATAACCACCTCTATCTCAGGAAAAAGTAAAAACTCTGAGTATTACGTTTCCGGTGGATACTTCAAACAAGATGGAATCGCTATTGGAACTAACCTAGAAAGATACACATCAACTTTAAAATTGAAGACCAAGCTCACTGATTATATTGATTTCAACATAAACCTCAGCCCCTCTTACTCCAAACAAAAAGACACCAATTCTGGTGACTGGAATGCAGACCCTGTAGCCGTTAGTTATACAAGTTATCCATTTTTTAGTCCTTATAAACCAGATGGTTCGCTGAATATAAGTGAGCAATTAGTGGCAAATACCCCTGAAGACGGGGCTTTGCAGGAAAACCCTGTAGCCTATGCTAACTTGGTAAAAGATGAAAAATACCTGTTCAGGACTTTTGGCAACACTTTCTTAACCATAAAGCCAATAAAAGGTCTGGAAATCAAAGCATTGCTTGGTGGTGATTACCGCAATAAGTTTTATGATTACTATGATCCATCTTTCCTTGGTCATTACAGAGCTCCTGCTCCAGACCAGGCTTCCACTAGTGAAACCAATGGACGAATTGTCAATTTCCTCACCGAATACACCGCCAATTATTTCAATACCTTTGGTGACCATGAAATAGATGCATTGGCAGGTTATTCTTTCCAAAAAGAACAGGGACAATCTTCTAAAGTAACAGGTACTAATATTCCTGATGACAACATTACCAACGTTGCAGGGGCAAGCGCACACTCACTTTCTACTTCTAGGTATATTTGGACTCAAGTATCTTGGTTTGGCAGATTCCAGTATTTCTATAAATCCAAATATCAGCTATCTGCGGCCATTAGAAGAGATGGGTCATCTAGATTTGGGGATGATTCAAAGTGGGGGCAGTTCCCCTCTGTTTCGGCTGGATGGATCGTTACCAACGAATCTTTTTTCCCTAAATCAGCCATCCTGAGCTATGCTAAATTAAGGGCTTCATGGGGTAAAACAGGAAACAATCAGATAGGTTCTTACGATTCTAAAGCATTAGTCAAATCGGATAATTATACATATGGCGGGGAGTTAGCTCCCGGGTTTGCTGCTACTACTTCACCAAACTCTGCACTTTCGTGGGAAACCAGTGCTTCTATCAACTTAGGCATCGACTTGAGTTTCTTCAACACGCTCTCTCTTTCAGCTAACTATTATACCATTAATACCGAGGGCTTATTGTTGGAAGTACCCGTACCCGAACAATCAGGTTATAGTTATTCATTGCAAAACATTGGAGAGGTAAAAAACTCAGGAATCGAACTGGAGCTATCAAGCACTGGAATTAATCTCGGTCCTGTAGTATGGAACGCCTCTGCAAACTTTACTTCCAATACCAATGAAGTACTGGCTCTAGGAGATGGGCAAGAAGAAATTAAAAAAAGTGGAAATGGTGCGGCTTGGATTACCAAAATAGGTGGACCAATATCAGAAATCTATTCTTATGAAATTGATGGCATTTATAAAACTGAAGATGAAATTGCCCAATCACCACATCTAACAGGCAGTATTCCCGGAGATTACATTGTAAAAGACATCAATAATGATGGTATAATAGATGAGCTAGACCAAACCTCAAGGGGAACTTATGCTCCTAAATTTTTCTACGGGTTTAGTAGCTCCTTCTCGTACAAAAACATTGACTTTAGTTTTAGTCTGAATGGCATTTCTGGTAGGACAGTCTACAATTATGACCAAGGGGTGATCACCGAAACAGGAGAAGGGTTTGGCGTCCCAACAAAGTATTATTTTGACAACCGCTATCATCCAGAAAATAACCCTAACGGATTTTTTGCACAGCCTAACATGGGAAATTTCTCCTCTGCCAGAAAAAACACAAGAGCATCTGATATCTATATGCAGGATGGTGATTACTTAAGGCTTAGGTCGATACAGATCGGATATGCATTACCAACTAACCTCATCAACAGGTTGGGCCTACAAAAACTGCGTATGTACCTATCTGCAAATAACCTCTTTACAATCACGGATTACAGAGGGTTCAATATGGATGCAACAACCAGTGATATATTACAGGCTGGCTATGCAAGAAATAACTATCCTATAGCACAATCCTTCATTATTGGTACCAACATCACTTTAAAATAG
- a CDS encoding RagB/SusD family nutrient uptake outer membrane protein — MKKTTLYILLVLVSTLLFSCKDELYQDPITDKSASNFFKTETEIEEAVNGTYAKLQAGSLYGLYLPIIGEIPSDNSFDEVPANDGGNYGQLDEFTTITTNSLITNIWQKSYQGIQRANTLINRIGDVSFEDETVKASRLGEMQFIRAILYFNLVRLYGDVPLVTEETSNPNDYFGQERTPVEQVYTQVITDLKAAIQNLPLTKSEVGRVRKTAAQALLGKVHLTLKNYNDAIAILNELKTSGVHQLLDEPADIFALENENNDEIIFDVQFASGLNGNDEGSSMFQQTSPSGTVSGAKGHNLPTISLYNLYDKNDKRFQAFMGLTSEGIPFSKKLKEPSGSPSDGGSNVIVLRYADVLLMLAEAQNEVNQTSEAIKNLNLVRKRANVAELTSTSQTEVRDAIALERRLELVSEGHRWFDLLRTGKAISVMNKWFADEGINISINDDDLLMPIPQSQIDTDPAIKQNTGY; from the coding sequence ATGAAAAAAACAACTTTATATATTCTACTAGTTTTAGTATCTACTCTTCTTTTTTCCTGTAAAGACGAGCTCTATCAAGACCCTATAACAGATAAATCTGCAAGTAACTTCTTCAAAACTGAAACAGAAATAGAAGAAGCCGTAAACGGAACTTATGCGAAATTGCAAGCAGGGAGCTTGTACGGCTTGTACCTCCCAATTATTGGAGAAATCCCATCTGACAACTCTTTTGATGAAGTTCCAGCCAACGATGGCGGTAATTATGGACAACTAGATGAGTTCACCACCATTACCACCAACTCATTGATTACCAATATCTGGCAGAAGTCTTACCAAGGGATTCAACGGGCAAATACGTTAATAAACAGAATAGGAGATGTTTCCTTTGAAGATGAAACCGTAAAAGCCTCACGCTTAGGAGAAATGCAGTTTATAAGGGCTATTTTATATTTTAACCTTGTAAGGTTATATGGTGATGTGCCATTGGTAACTGAAGAAACTTCCAACCCCAACGACTATTTTGGTCAGGAAAGAACGCCTGTAGAACAAGTGTATACACAGGTGATAACCGACCTGAAAGCGGCAATTCAAAACCTTCCACTTACCAAATCTGAGGTAGGCAGGGTAAGAAAAACAGCGGCACAGGCTTTATTAGGGAAAGTACACCTTACGCTTAAAAACTATAATGATGCTATTGCCATACTGAACGAGTTGAAAACCTCTGGTGTTCATCAGTTGCTAGACGAACCTGCTGATATTTTTGCACTGGAAAATGAAAACAACGACGAAATCATTTTTGATGTACAATTTGCCAGCGGGCTCAACGGAAATGATGAAGGAAGTAGCATGTTTCAACAAACTTCGCCTTCTGGAACGGTGAGCGGGGCCAAAGGGCATAACTTACCTACTATCAGCCTGTATAATTTGTATGATAAAAACGACAAAAGATTTCAAGCATTTATGGGATTGACCAGTGAGGGAATTCCATTCTCAAAAAAATTGAAAGAGCCTTCTGGCTCACCTTCTGATGGAGGAAGTAATGTTATTGTACTTCGCTATGCAGATGTTTTATTAATGCTGGCGGAAGCCCAAAATGAGGTAAACCAAACTTCTGAAGCTATAAAAAACCTTAATTTGGTAAGAAAAAGAGCTAATGTCGCTGAACTAACCTCAACTTCACAAACTGAAGTAAGAGATGCCATAGCACTCGAACGAAGACTAGAATTAGTGTCAGAAGGACACCGTTGGTTTGACCTGCTCAGAACTGGAAAAGCTATTTCTGTTATGAACAAATGGTTCGCTGATGAAGGGATAAATATCAGCATCAATGATGATGATTTGCTGATGCCCATTCCTCAGTCTCAGATAGATACTGATCCAGCTATCAAACAAAATACTGGCTATTAA
- a CDS encoding glycerophosphodiester phosphodiesterase family protein, giving the protein MRIFLPIIFSVILISCQLKNDSANNSTSEQSHPKKQKSAESILAQLKKPTKDRVLVVSHRGDWRNAPENSIKAVQNCIEMGVDIVEIDVRMTLDSQLVIIHDKTLNRTTSGKGKVDEWPLDSIKTLYLKNGAGGRTAHQLPTLRELMEFVKDKPILINLDKAWDYLPQTYALLKETNTVKQGIFKGNEPIELMKKKYGNYMDSVLYMPMVWPLNYSIYKRDSILHPIDYTKGYIENYEPIAFEVIYDQYDSSVMQNIEYMTNNNTSVWINTLWDELCAGHTDEKALEQPDDNWGWVIEKGANVIQTDRPQLLLDYLREKELHD; this is encoded by the coding sequence ATGAGAATCTTTCTACCTATTATTTTTTCTGTTATTCTGATTTCGTGCCAACTAAAAAACGACTCAGCTAATAACAGTACCAGCGAGCAATCACACCCAAAGAAACAGAAAAGTGCAGAATCCATTCTTGCTCAGCTAAAAAAACCTACTAAGGATCGTGTACTAGTTGTTTCTCACCGGGGAGACTGGAGAAATGCGCCTGAAAATTCTATAAAAGCAGTTCAAAATTGCATTGAAATGGGCGTTGATATAGTTGAGATTGATGTGAGAATGACACTTGACTCCCAACTGGTAATTATCCATGACAAAACACTTAACCGTACCACCAGTGGGAAAGGTAAAGTAGATGAATGGCCTTTAGATTCGATCAAAACTCTTTACTTAAAAAATGGAGCTGGGGGGCGAACTGCACACCAACTCCCTACCTTAAGAGAATTAATGGAATTTGTTAAAGACAAACCTATATTAATCAACCTTGACAAAGCTTGGGATTATTTACCCCAGACCTATGCCTTGCTAAAGGAAACCAATACGGTAAAGCAAGGTATTTTTAAGGGTAATGAGCCTATAGAATTGATGAAGAAAAAGTATGGAAACTACATGGATAGTGTACTTTATATGCCGATGGTTTGGCCTCTGAATTACAGTATTTACAAGCGCGACTCAATTCTTCATCCCATCGATTATACAAAAGGATATATTGAAAACTATGAGCCTATAGCATTCGAAGTTATCTATGACCAATATGACTCAAGCGTAATGCAAAATATCGAATATATGACCAACAACAACACCTCTGTTTGGATCAACACCTTGTGGGATGAATTGTGCGCAGGACATACTGACGAAAAGGCATTGGAACAACCTGATGATAATTGGGGATGGGTAATTGAAAAAGGGGCAAATGTGATCCAAACAGATAGGCCTCAACTACTTCTTGATTACTTAAGAGAAAAAGAGCTGCACGACTAA